Part of the Moraxella ovis genome is shown below.
GGCAGGCGATGCCCAAGCGGATACTTGGACGGACAGCGATATTTGGCAATCTTGGTCAGAGTATTTATCGTCTGCAGACAGTGAGCAGGGTTTTTGTTTGGTAAAAGGCGAGATGCTTACCATTGCGACCATGCACCCTGCCAAGTTGCGACATACAGGCGACAAAGCCAAACTCATCTCGTCCAACGACACGGCAGGTTATACCTATCGTGGGCGGTTTGTCTTAGCAGAAGAATCGGCAAGTATCTCGGCTGATGTGTCGGCGAAGGTACACAGTGCGTTACGTTGGCTTATCGCCAGACAAGGCATTCGTAACGGTGAACAGGTAACGATTGCTTGGGCGGTTGGCGGACAAGAAGTGCCGTCGCCTTTGTTGGATTATTTTAGCCAGATTGATGTTGATGATATTGACGCTCTTGACATTACTGCCGATGAGACACCACAAGATACTCAGCAAGATGTTCAGCAAGATTTATTAGGCAATAAAGACTGGTCGGCAGACTTTGGGCGTAAAGCGTCTTATTTTATCAAGAAAAAATTGCACGGCTATCAAGCTAAATTGGACGAACATGAACAAATTTCTCTACTCATGCTTGATTCTGCGACCCCTGGTCGTATGGCATTGACTTATTACCAAGAATTTTTGCCCAGTGATTATTTTGCCAACTTGGACGCTTGGATAGATGATTTTTGTTGGTATCAACGCCACAGTATCGAAAACCCCAATGCCAAAAAATCTGATAAAAAACAAACGCTTTGGGCGGTCGTTCCGCCTTCGCCTTTTGTGATTGGGCAGGCGGTCTATGGCGTGTCGTTAAGCGACAATCTAAAAAAACAGCTCTATGCTCGCCTGTTGCCCGTGATTGCAAGCGGTCAAAACGTGCCAATCCCTTATGACTTGGTACAAAAAAGTTTTCAAGTTGCCTGCAATCCCAATGGCTGTGAAAATTGGGAATGGCAACGCAATATCGGAGTTGCTTGTGCTTTATATAAAGGCTGGCGAGCCCGTCATCATGATTTATCACAACGGAGAATTTATGATATGAATTTAGACAAAGGAAATCGTTCACGAGATTATTTATTCGGTCGGCTGTTGGCAGTGGCAGAAGCCCTAGAAAGTAAAGCCTTGCAAATTGCTGATGAGAACCGCTCAACCAATGCCGAACGCTATATGCAACGCTTTGCCACAAGACCGCTTAGTACATGGCTTCAAATTGAGCTGGGGCTTGACTCCTACAAAAATCGCTTGCGTAATAATCGCTACATGGGCTTTTTGAAAAATCGTGAAAAAGAGATTGACGAAATCGTCTTTGCTCTAAACAACCTAGACGGCGACAAAACATGGCTAGATAAGCCATTGGACGGCGAATTTTTGCTTGGTTATCACAGCCAAAAAATGGCATATCGTACCAAATCTGACCAAACTGACCAAACCAATCAAGACAACGAAACCGAACAATCCCAATAGGAGTATCTTATGAGCTTAACCAAAAAAATTGATTTTGCCCTTATCATTCAAGTACAAAATGCCAACCCCAATGGCGACCCACTAAACGGCAACCGTCCGCGTACGGATTTTCAAGGTTTTGGCGAAATCACCGATGTGTGTTTAAAACGCAAAATCCGCGACCGCTTGCAAGATGCAGGCGAAAGCATTTTCGTGCAATCCGATGAGAAAAAGACAGACGGCATGACAAGCCTTGCCAATCGTGCCAAAGACAAAGAAGTTGGCTTGGGGGCGGACGCATTTAACGCCAAAAAATCAAGCCGTGATGAGACTGCCAAAAAAGCCTGTGAAAAATGGCTTGACGTGAGAAGTTTTGGGCAAGTGTTTGCCTTTGGCAAAAGCGATGAAGGTTCGGGCGTATCCATTGCTGTGCGTGGACCTGTGAGCATCAAGTCGGCATTTAGCGTTGAGCCTGTTAGCGTAACCAGCACCCAAATCACCAAAAGTGTGAGTGGTGAGGGCGACGGCACCAAAAAAGCGTCCGACACCATGGGCATGAAACACCGTGTGGATAAGGGCGTGTATGTGGCGTTTGGGGCGATGTCGACAC
Proteins encoded:
- the cas8c gene encoding type I-C CRISPR-associated protein Cas8c/Csd1, which translates into the protein MSWMQKLYRTYEAVSSKSSDDTPLTPIGHTQQTAHIVITINGNGDFLTASVMPAKTAIMLPATESSENRTSGEAPHPLADKLQYVAQDYPAFGGNKKAYFGGYVAQLKAWCDSPFAHPKVQAVLNYVKKGKVVSDLVQAGVLPVDVQGKVLSKWDEPSEAPAIFSVLTKTKGEIEFGSALVCWRVEVAGDAQADTWTDSDIWQSWSEYLSSADSEQGFCLVKGEMLTIATMHPAKLRHTGDKAKLISSNDTAGYTYRGRFVLAEESASISADVSAKVHSALRWLIARQGIRNGEQVTIAWAVGGQEVPSPLLDYFSQIDVDDIDALDITADETPQDTQQDVQQDLLGNKDWSADFGRKASYFIKKKLHGYQAKLDEHEQISLLMLDSATPGRMALTYYQEFLPSDYFANLDAWIDDFCWYQRHSIENPNAKKSDKKQTLWAVVPPSPFVIGQAVYGVSLSDNLKKQLYARLLPVIASGQNVPIPYDLVQKSFQVACNPNGCENWEWQRNIGVACALYKGWRARHHDLSQRRIYDMNLDKGNRSRDYLFGRLLAVAEALESKALQIADENRSTNAERYMQRFATRPLSTWLQIELGLDSYKNRLRNNRYMGFLKNREKEIDEIVFALNNLDGDKTWLDKPLDGEFLLGYHSQKMAYRTKSDQTDQTNQDNETEQSQ
- the cas7c gene encoding type I-C CRISPR-associated protein Cas7/Csd2: MSLTKKIDFALIIQVQNANPNGDPLNGNRPRTDFQGFGEITDVCLKRKIRDRLQDAGESIFVQSDEKKTDGMTSLANRAKDKEVGLGADAFNAKKSSRDETAKKACEKWLDVRSFGQVFAFGKSDEGSGVSIAVRGPVSIKSAFSVEPVSVTSTQITKSVSGEGDGTKKASDTMGMKHRVDKGVYVAFGAMSTQLAERTGFSDDDAQKIKDVLVKLFEGDASSARPEGSMQVIKLIWWEHNCKSGQYSSAKVHASLSVKADGSYELNNLAGLTPEEIDGF